The Apium graveolens cultivar Ventura chromosome 3, ASM990537v1, whole genome shotgun sequence sequence CCTGGTCGGAGCACTTCTTTGATTATGTAGGGGCCTTCCCAGTTTGGCTGTAGCTTTCCTTAGTTTGTTGGGTCTGAAGCTTCGGTGTCCCGGAGTACCAGATCTCCCACCTCATATTCCCTTATCTTGGCCTTTTTTGCAAAATAAAGCTTTGTCTTTTCCTTGTAGATTTCCATTTTTTCCACAGCCCGGTCTCTTACTCCATCCAAGAGTTCTAGGTTGGTTTTGAGGCCTTCAATATTTGAGACTTCATCAAAGTTGACCACTCTGTGGGAGGGGGATCCGATTTCTACCAGCAGTCGAGCCTCGATGCCATGGGCGAGCTTAAAAGGAGTTTCACCGGTTCCAGTCCGGGAGGTGGTCCTATAAGACCATAAGACTTTCGGGAGCTCATCTGGCCAGTTCTTCTTAGACTCCTCTAACGTCTTTTCTAAACCTCGGGGTATCGTCCTGTTGGTGACCTCTACTTGTCTGTTTCCCTGGGGATGGGTCACGGATGCTCTCGTATGCTTTATCCCGAGCTCTTTCAGATATGCTTCGAAATCTGAACCAACAAAATGTGGGCCTTATACTTTCGGTAGCGTGCCTTGCTCTGATCTTCTGGTAGGGTTCCATCTTTCAGATAGGCTATGTAGGGAGTCATCCAGTTATCCGGGCTGCTGATGCACAAGACTTCAGGCAGATCGGTGCTGGGCACCCCGAGCTCCTCGAAATAGACCGAACTGCTTAGGTCCGAAGTATTTTGGACGAGCTTGGATAGCTCATCTGCCTTAGAGTTTTCTTCTCTGTTTATTTGCAAAATGACGGAATCGGGGATGGTTTCCAAGATAACTCTCACCATTGTTTGATATTGAGCCAGTTTGGGATCTTTCGTAATATACTCTCCATTGGTTTGTTTGACCACAATTTGTCACCATAGATGATCAAACATTTTACCCCAAGGGATTTGGCTAACCTGAGTCCGGAGAGGAGTGCTTCATATTCAACTTGATTGTTGGTTGCTTTGAAAGCGAAGGTTATGACTTGTTGATTTGTGAATCCGTCCGGGCTGGAGAGGATTAAGCCTATTCCGGACATTTCGGTTGTCGCCGAGCCATCAACATACAATGTCCATACATTATTGTCGCGAGTCTCCTTCTTGCCTCCAGATTGGGTTGTTGGTCCCTTTGGGGCTTCGAGGAAAGTACATTCCATGACAAACTCGGCcaacgcctgggcttttatggtcgtccttggaacaaaattaattttgaattggCTTAATTCAATTTCCCAATTTACCAGTCTCCCGGAGGCATCCGGCTTGTGAATGATTTTTCGAAGTGGTTGATTAGTAATCACCTTGATTTCCTGGCCTTGGAAATATTGTATTAGCTTCCTTCTTGTGTATACAAGAGCTAAAGAGAATTTTTCTAAGTTTGGGTACCGGGTTTCAGCGTCCTTGAGGACTTGACTTACATAGTAGACTGGGCTTTGTGCCCCACTTTCTTCCCGTACGAGAGTCGAAGAGATCGCTCTTATCCTGACTGCAATGTAGAGACATAAAGGCTCCCCGGGCTTGGCTTTTGAAAGAATAGGTGGATTTATCAGGTGTTGCTTGACTTCTTCGAAGGCAATGTTGCATTCCGGGGTCCAGTCGACCAGCTTTTTGTTCTGGGCTCCTTTTAACAGCTCAAAGAAAGGCATGCATTTTTCTTCTAGTTTTGGGATAAACCTGCAAAGGGCTGCCAAACATCCTGCCAGTTTCTGAATGTCTTTTTGAGTGTGGGGAACTGTCATTTCCAATATAACTTTGATTTTCTCCGGGTTGGCTTCTATTCCACGTTCACTAACCAGAAAACCGAGAAATTTCCCATAGGGCACTCTAAAAGCACATTTTTCCGGGTTCAGCTTCATGTTGTACTTCCTCAAATTTTCGAAACATTCCTGAGGTCTTTGATGTGATCTGGGATCGTGACTGACTTAGAAATCATGTCATCGATATAGGACTCCATATTCCTTCCCAGTTGGCTTTTGAAGATGgtgttcatcattttctgataTGTTGCTCCGACTTTGATTAATCTGAATGGCATCATGACGAAGGCGTATACAGCCCGGTGTATAATGAATGGAGTCTTCGTGATGTCTTCCGGATTTATTTTGACTTGGTTGTATCCAGAAAAAAgcatccatgaagcttagcataACATGGCCCGAAGTTGTATCTATCAATTGGTCGATATTGGGTAGGGGTAGGAGTCTTTAGGGCATGCTGAATTGAGACTTGTGTAATCaacacacattctccactttccgttGGACTTCTTGACTAGTACAACATTTGCTAGCCAATCCGGGTACTTAATTTCGTAGATGATATCTGCCTTCAACAACTTTTCCACTTCTTGATCGATTGCTTGTTGTCTTTCTGGGGCAAAGTTTCTTTGCTTTTACTTGATTGGTCTTTGTTTTGGATCTACGTCCAGGCTCTACATTGCAACATATTCTTCAATCCCTGGCATGTCCTTCGAGGACCAGGCGAATACATCAGCATATTCCTTCAATAGGTCAATAAGCTCTTTCTGAAAGGTGTCTTCGAGGCCTTTTCCAATTTTGATCTTCCGGGTGGGGTTCCCGGGCTCCAGTTCAACTTCCATTATCTGTTGGGTGGGTTCGACCTTTGTCTTCTCTCTTTAATTTCCACGAGCTTCTGAATCCGGGCGTCAGCATTGGTTATGCTATACCCCGAGTCTTCGATCATACTCACAAGTCACATCTGGTCTAGTCCTTTTACTGAGATGTTCTCGGTGCTTTTTTCTGATTTGTCCCCTGGGTAGGGACATTATCTTTTTTCTGTTTTCCGGTTCCGTTTCTTCCATGATTAAGGCTTGATCATAACACCTCCATGCCATCTCTCTGTCTCCTTTCAATTCTCCAATGCCTCCCGGGGTGGGGAATTTGAGCTTTAAGTAAATAGTTGAGGGAATTGCCCTGAGCTTGGTGATCGTGGGCCTTCCAAGGATTATGTTGTAGGATGAGGTTGCACTTATCACGTAGAACTTTATTACATGAGAGACCTGCTGGGGTGCAGTCCCAAAGATAATAGGCAGATAAATGACATCCTGGATTGGAATCATTGTATTCTCGAATCCATATAAGGGGTCATTGAGATAGGGGTCCATGCGGAGGTGTCCAAGTTCTATCCTGTTGAGTGTGTGCTCGAACACAACATTAGCAGAGGAACCGTTATCAACTAAAATTCTTTTTACCTCGTTATTCTTCACATCAAGAGTTACCACCAAGGCCTAGTTGTGGTCCGAATTGAGTCCTTCAAAATCAGAGTAGGAGAAGTAAATTGGTTCATCCTCAAAAGACTGGATCATAATCACATCATTATCCGGGTCTGGGCTCGGGGGTGGAGAAGTCGTGCCTCCGAAGAGAACATTTACCATATTTTTGCCGCTTCCCGGGGCCCTGTCTTTGTCTTTCAACCTTCTCTGAAGATATTGGTTCATGTTCCCTTTCTTGATTTGATCTTCAATGAACATTCCGAGAGAGAAGCAATTTTCTGTTGTATGGCCATGATCTTCATGATACCCATAATGTTTATCCCGGGCCCTGTTCTCAGGGAGCGCAAGTAAAGGTTTCGGAGGATAATAGAATGGTTTACCTTTAAGTTCGCGCAAGATGTCAGCCTGGGGCCTATTGAAAGGTGTCCACTCTGGTTCTGGTTTGGGCTCTCTTTTAGCCTTGGGTTTTCTTTCATTCTTCCTGGGTTCAGAGTATGAGTCTCGGGGTGGGGTCCCACGAGATTATTGGATGTAATTCGCTTGTCTTTCTAGCTTGTATCTTTTATCTTTCTGGGAGGAAGTAGGACGCTCTGGGGACTCATCATTATCATGGATTCTCCTGTTCATCTTCATTGACTTGAGGAAGTCATTTTCTTTTATAAACTTAGATGTCAAGGCATAGGCATGCGCTAAGCTCTGAGGTTCTCTGTGAATCAAATCTTTGACGTATCCCTCGCAGGATATTGGATGCAAGTTCCTTCGAAAGATGTTCACAGCTTCCTTTTCTTCTAAGTTGGAGAGTTGGTTGACTGCTTCCTGGAATCTTTTGATGAATTCGGGCAGGGATTCCTTACTCCTCTGCTGGATTGTTTCCAAGTGGCACATTTGCAACTTATTCATTCGGTTAGCCCTGAACCTTTTTAAGAATATCTTGCGAAAATCTTTCCAGGAATCCACACTCCGGGATGGAATTCGGTTGAACCATTTTTTAGCCCCACCGTTGAGTGTTGATGCGAAGAAACCGCACCTTGTGAGGTCACTGTAATCATAAATATTGGAGATCTGTTCAAAGTAATTTAGATGCTCTTCGGGGTTAGCTAAcccgtcaaaggagtcgaaatTGAAATGTTTGAGCCCAGCTTCTCTGGAAGTTGATTCTAACTTCCTAGTATAAGGGGTCTCCGCCGCACCAACTTCCATGTCACCTTCTACCTTTCTCTTGAGGTCACGAAGAGCTCGGGCCATCTGCTCTTGTTTGGACTATTTTTCGGGCTTCGAATCGAAGGAGACATGAATTCGGTGGGATCTCTTTTTCAACTTTGCTTCTTCATCACGGATTCTCTTTTCAATGATTTCTTTAGTCTTGACTTCTTCTTTCCGAATTCTTTCCCGGAGGGCAGCTCTTTTGATTTCATCCCGGGCATCCTCTGGGGGTCTTTTCAGGTTCTTTGCAATTTGATCCAGGACGGATTCCCCCGGACTACCTGGATCGCTCCTCCTGATCCCCTGGGCGGGTCTCAGGTTCGACATTATGTTTTTCCTTCCACAGGTTCATCGCAGCTTGTATCTAATCCGGGGTCATGTCCCCCCAGGGGTTGGCTGAAGTTTCAGCATACTTGTGAGCATCTTTCTCGATGGTTAGTCTTTGATCCCCTGGTTGGAGATGTTGAGAGGGGGTCTGGGTTATGGGGGACCCTTCATCCACATCCTCCATTTCTCCGTCCCTGGGTTGGGGCGGAGGCGGCTGGAACGAGGCGGAGATAGCTGCCTTGCTCTTTCGTGACGTAATGGTTGT is a genomic window containing:
- the LOC141715076 gene encoding uncharacterized protein LOC141715076, with amino-acid sequence MKLNPEKCAFRVPYGKFLGFLVSERGIEANPEKIKVILEMTVPHTQKDIQKLAGCLAALCRFIPKLEEKCMPFFELLKGAQNKKLVDWTPECNIAFEEVKQHLINPPILSKAKPGEPLCLYIAVRIRAISSTLVREESGAQSPVYYVSQVLKDAETRTTIKAQALAEFVMECTFLEAPKGPTTQSGGKKETRDNNVWTLYVDGSATTEMSGIGLILSSPDGFTNQQVITFAFKATNNQVEYEALLSGLRLAKSLGVKCLIIYGDKLWSNKPMENFEAYLKELGIKHTRASVTHPQGNRQVEVTNRTIPRGLEKTLEESKKNWPDELPKVLWSYRTTSRTGTGETPFKLAHGIEARLLVEIGSPSHRVVNFDEVSNIEGLKTNLELLDGVRDRAVEKMEIYKEKTKLYFAKKAKIREYEVGDLVLRDTEASDPTN